Sequence from the Puniceicoccaceae bacterium genome:
CCGTGAGATCACTGCCCGGCAGGCGTCAGTTCGTGAAACGGTTGGGCGCTGAGATACACCGGGGTGACGGAGACAGGGAAACGCAGCTTGCCCTGTTCGATGGATGCCGGGATGGGATTGCCAAAGGCATCCTCAGCATACACTTCGGTCCACTCCGATGCGAATTCGCAGTGAAGGGGTGGGAGATCTTCCCCATCGAATGCATCGCGATAATCCCAGGCAACATAGGTGGTGCCCTGTGCCGCACGGTCGACCTTGAAGAGAAAGACGGACGCGGGGTCGGAAAGCGGAACCCGGGTGACGGACTGAATGCCCGACAACGCACGGGTCATGCGGGCGAAGGTGTGTGCGGTGGGCGTCGGTTTCATGGCGTCGCCCTCGTATTCCATCATGCCGAACTTGCCGAACAGGAGCGTCATGATGTCATGTCGCGGATTGTTTCGCTCGCGCAAGGGTGAATACTGCCAGTAGAGCGTTCGGATCACTCCTGCAGAGAGGGCCATTACATTTTGCATGACGAGGTGGCGCGATTGGATGCGACGAAACTTCGCATGCAGTTCGGGCGGGCAGTCGAGCAGGAACATCTGGGTCTGCGGCGCGAGCGTGGGCATGGTGTCATACAGCTCAGCGATGCCTTGCTGTACGGTGCTGGAGATGCTTGCGGCACTGCCATCCGGATCGGCCTGTGACAGGTCGTTCATGCGGGACATGGCGAGTTCGACGTAGCGGAAGTTTTCGGGGAAATCGAAGAAACCGGGCGCGCCGTATTCGCCCACAAGGATGGGTTGGGTGCAGCCGTGTGAATCGAGGAGTTGGCGAATGTATTCGATCCGCGGAACGATGAGGTAAGGACTCAGATAGAGGCGCAAATCAAAGATGTCGAAGCAGTCACCTGCGTGCTCAATGACATACTCGTAAAATTCCAGATTGTCTTCCTGCCCGGGCATGGGCGGCAGCGCATGGCCGTCAGGGGTCGTGGTACCCGGAGGCACAAAGAGTCCGTCATAGCCGCCGAGCACGACCTCGGCGTTGGGATCCGCGTCCTTGACCGCCTGGTAAAAGACCTTGAGCTGCTGCACATACTGTTCCCGCGTCCCGGACCAGAAAACCGGATTGTTGGCTTCGATATCATTTGACCAGTAGCGCACCTTGCCCGCGCAGCGTTTGACCGTCTGATAAACAAAGTCGTAATAGTCCTCCAGATTTCGGGCGGGTGAAGGGGGCAAGAGGTTTGAGGGTTGTTCGGTTGCCCAGAGCGATGAGGAGAACAGCGTGATCAGGCCTTCTTCGGGACGCACGAGTTGATCCGCAAACGCATCGACCACGGTCCAGTCATACTGATCCTGCTCGGGTTCGATTTGTTGCCAGAAGAGGAAGACCTTGGTGAAGTCGGCGCCGAGCTTGCGGATCTCGTCGACATAGGGACGGGCGGGTTCATTCGAATAACCGTAGAGCATGCCCCAGGCGATGCCGAAGGGAGAGGGATCGGTGGGGGTAGCGGTGGAGGCGCAGACGGACAGAGCAAGGGTGGCAGTTGTGGCGAGACGTTGGTGCGGGAATTTCATGTGGATTTGCGGGTTGCGAGTTCAAAGAGGGTGACCAGTTCACGGGCGTATTCGGTGAGGCTCAGACTGGGATCGGAAAGCCACTGGCGCAGAGCACCATTGATGGCATGTGTCAGCGTTGTGGCCATGGGTTTGATCGCAAACGCGCGAAACTCGCCGTTTGCCTGTCCGTATTCCAGGATGCCAGCAAGTGCCTCCATCAACTCGGATTCTCCACGGTACATCAGCGAGAGTGAGCCAGTTGAATCGCGGTGATTGAGCAGAAGGTAGGAAACGGTCAGCAGTCGATCACGGTGGTCCTGCATATAGGCAAATTCCGACTCAATGAAAGCGGCGAGCTGACCTTTGGCGGAAGTTTGGGCTTCAAAAGAGGGGCGCACAAAGTTCCAGATTTCTTCATAGATCTGGCGCACGGTGGCTTCGACCAGTTCGTTTTTGTTGCGAAAATGATAGAGCACGACGCTTTTGCTGACCGACGCATGTTTGGCAACTTTTGCCAGCGATGCCCCCGTGTACCCTTGTTCGGCCACGACCGAAATCGTGGCTTCGATCAGCTGTTCGCGCCGTGCTCGCCCAATGAAGGTGGGTGGCGGTGTATTGCATGCATGTTTAGACCGCATGAACAAAAATTAGACCGATCGGTCAGGAATTGTCAAGCACAGCTCCAAATTATTTCTTTGAGCCGCTCTCAAGGGGTTACGAAAGCATTTGAACCACAGATGATGTTGATACGAATGATTGTGATAGATACTGAACCCAGGATTTTATGAAACACCGTTCGGCAGATGCCGAACTTAAAACGCTCCGATAAAATCGGAGCTGCAAAAACCCTGACGAGTCCGGGACACAAAACCTTTTTGGCGCTGTGTAACAGCGTTATGTGGGCCATAGGCCTTATAGGTTGGCATTCGCCAGCCGATGTTTCAAAATTCAGTTGTTTAAACCATTAAGGGTATTGGAGAAGGCTGACGCACTGCTGAGGATAGAACATCGTTTCGCTGCGCTTCACTGGATGGTCTGGCGAGGCCAGTCCAACAGGATGCGCTGCGCGCAACAGGTTTTTGTGGGTGGTTCTGATCCTGTTGGTGGGAAAGGTGGAACTGTTGAGGTTTTCGAGTGTCCAGGGGTCGAAATTTTTCCAAATTCCGCAACGGGGGATCCGATGGCTTGTGGAGGGGCATGGCGGGGTGGAGCAGCGGCTCCCGGCGAGCGGGAGCCCTACGCAAGATAGGGAAATCGCCATGAGAGAAGATTCGACGAGAACGGTGTTGGGTTGGGTGGGTGCTGGATCTCGACTCAATTCGAATCTGTGTCCATCTCATAGATCTGTGGTTTAGAAAGAACGAATTTGAACCACCGATTTCATAGACTTTTCAGATGATGAAGGGTGTAGCGAGCTGCGATGGCGAATGAGAAATAGTTGATGGTGAAGGCTGACGCACTGCGCGCAACAGGTTTTTTTGTAGGTGGTTCTGATCCTGTTGGTGGGAAAGGTGGAACCGTTTAGGTATTCGAGTGTCCAGGGGTCGAAATTTTTCCAAATTCAGTTATGGGGGAACCGATCACTTTGGGGAGGAGCATGGCGGGTTGGAACGACGGCTCCCGGCGAGCGGGAACCCTACGCAAGGTAGGGAAATCGCCATGAGAGAAGATCCGGCGAGAACGGGGTTGGGGAATGGGTAATCGGTTTTGAGTGATGGGCACTGGGTCTCGACTTCATTCGAATCTGTGCCCATCTCATAGATCTGTGGTTTAAAAAGAAAGAATGTGAACCTCCGATTGCAGGTTTCACAGATGATGAGGGGGAGGCTGGCGCAGTGCTGAGGATGGCGGTTAGCCAATATCTGATGGCAAACACCTATCCTTCAATCAGCAGATTCAGGGCAGGGAAATGATTTCTGTGGTGTAGGAGTTGCGGTCGAAATCGCCGAGATCGAGGCTGCGTGCATATTCGAACAGGGGTGGAACGGGAGAAACGGCGGTGAAGCCCATGGTTTCGCGGGCACGGTTGAGTTTTTCAAGAAAGATGCGGTCGAGTGCAACGGGGTTGCTGCTGAGGTAGATTTCGTTGAATTCGCGCACGTAGTTGGAGTTGAAAATGGGTCCGCCCATGAATTGAAGTTTTTCCAGAGATACGATGGAAAAGACCCAGCCGCGCCGGAGTTCGGGGATGGCGGCAATCTCGGCAATCGCTGCTGAGGCTCCGGCCATGTTGTTCATGAACCGAAACTGATTGCTGACGTTCCAGAGTGTGGCATTGGCGAGCACACCGTTGATACCGAGATCGGGATGATCGGAGACGATGGGCAGGTTTACCCAGAAGTCGACATCGAGCAGTAGCGGCACGGGCAGGAAGCTCTTGCGGTCGTCGAGCATTTGAAAATCCACGTCATAACCGCCCTCATTGAGCAACTGCAGTGGCGCGAGGTATTGGCTGGGCAGCGGGCTGTCGTAGAACCATTCGGGATGAAAAAAGCGGCCTTCGTTGAGCGCGAACACCGGTACTCCGTTGAATTCACGCACGGTGTCAGCCCGGCTTGACAGGTAACCTGAGCGCCACAGCGAATTGAGATTGAGGTCGATCAGGAAGAGGTCCTTGCGGTCATATCCGCGCTGAACGAGAAAATCCACAAGCGCATTGACCAGTGTTGGTGGGGTACGCAGGCCGGCCCCGGAGTTGGTGTAAATCTTGATGCCCACCTTGCCCTTTTCCCCCGGCTCAAGACGGAGTCCACTCTCCGACTCAAATTCCTGGATGAGCTTGGGAACCGCGAGCTGGTAGGTGGATGGTTCGAAATTCGGAACCTGCGCCACCCAAACCCGGTCGAGTGGGCCGGTTTGCATCGGCGTTGTCGCGGATGCATTGGCATCGGGATCGAGATTTGGATTTGCGGAACCCGTCAGCGATTGCGCAGCGGCACTGAGGCTGATCATCAACGACAGGGCGACGGCGCAAGTCCGGTAGGGATTGCCCTGAATGAATATCCGGTGGCGAATGCAAGAGAAAGACCGCATGAGTTCGAAAGTCTGGGATTATTCCTATGGAGTCGAAAGCCTGTCAATCGTTCAAAAGCTGCAATTGCGTATGAACGAGCATGATGGCCCCGTGTTTTTCAAATTGCATCGGGGATGGGAAGGGAACATGCTGATGCTTTAGAAAGATGCCTGAAACGCTTAAAACGAAAGGACAGGTGGAGGCGCAGATCAGCGAGGCCATCATCCAGTTCGAAAAAGACTACATGGGGAGAGGTCCTGTGGAGTGCAAGACCTACCTGGTGGATACGATGGTGATCATCAAGCTTCAAGGGGTATTGACTCCTGCCGAAAGGCAGTTGATCTCTTCGGACGCATCGGATTCCGGTCGGGATCTGGTCAAAAAGATGCGCCATGCGCTGTTGCAGAAAGCACGACCACAGCTCGAGGTTCTCGTCAGGGATTTGCTAGGTGTGAACATCCGGTGTCTGCACTCGGATCTCAGTACGATCACGGGTGAGCGCATCATCCTGTTTTCGCTGGATGCGATGCCCGTGATGGGGAGCTGACCTGAGCGTTGGGCAGCAGCTAACTGGCGTAAGAGCTGGTCAGGTGTCGGACCTGAGCATGCCGCTCGATTTCGCGGATTCGATTGCGCAGGGGCTTCGTGACCCGGGATCAAAATGGCAGGTGCTGGGTTGTTGACTTTGGGAACTGCGCTGAAATGATGGGGTGTGGCGACAAGGGTTGCCGAATCGATGCATGGTTGTGAAAGTTTCTGCTTCAGACATTCAAACCGCTGCAGCTGAGCGCTACGAGGCGGATCTGCAATTGCTCAAAACATGGGTTCGCATCAACTCCGGGACCCATCATGTAGCGGGCAACCGAGAGCAACTCCACACGATAGCAGAGCGGTTTGCAGCACTGCCGGGGTCGGGTCGCATCGAGGAGTTTGAGCACCCCGCAGATGACACCGACGTTGATACCTATCGTGCGTGCTACGTGCACCGTTGTCGTCCTGAAGCTCCCGTCCAGGTGTTGCTCAACGGGCATGTGGACACCGTATTTGATGCGTCGCATCCGTTTCAGGATGTGACGTTGCTCGATGCGCAGCACCTGCGCGGACCGGGTGTGACCGATATGAAAGGCGGCATCGTCATTCTGTTGGCGTCGCTGGAACTCTTTGAAACATTTGCCGATGCCGAGCTGCGGGCGAATCTCGGTTGGGAGGTGTTGCTGACCTGCGACGAGGAAATTGGCTCGGTGCACAGTCGACCTCTGCTAGAGCGTGCAGCCGAGCGCAACCACCTCGGCATCACATTTGAATCGTCACTGCCGGATGGAAAACTGGTGCGACGTCGCATGGGCGTTGGCTACGGGCATGCACGCGTGACCGGACTCAGTGCTCACGCGGGGCGAAATTTCCACGACGGGCGCAATGCGATTGTGAAGCTGTGCGACTGGGTTCAGAAAATTCACGCGCTGAATCACACCCTCGACGGAGTTATTGTTAACACCGGGTCCATGCAGGGTGGGGGTCCGCTGAACGTCGTCAGTGACCACGCAGAAGCCCGCTTCAATCTGCGGGTTCAGGATCAGATCGCAGAGCAGGCATTGTTTCAGGCTCTTGAACGCATCCACTCGGAGATTCAGGAATCCGGATATACCTGTGAATGGCATGCCCGGCTCAACCGCAGAGCGAAGGAAGCAGGCCCGGCCTTTGATGCGCTCTTTGAGGCATGGCAGCGGGCCGCAAGCGTGCAGGGCGAATTGCTCGACTGGTGCGACACTGGCGGAGGTTCTGACGGCAACCTGCTCGAGGCATTTGGGTTGCCCATTATCGACAACCTGGGCATGATGGGGCAGCACATTCACAGCTCCAATGAAGTTGCCCTGCTGCCAAGTTTGACCTCTCGCAGCTGTCTGGTAACCACCTTTCTCCTGATGCTGAGCGCCGGCGAATTTGATGCTTTGCTGGACGGACCCTTTGCACAAAAACTCCGGGCACTCCAGCAGGCTTGCACCACGCTCACCACACCCTGAACGGTTCAAGTTCATCCATCACCCCCAACTCCCATCCTTCATGACTCCTACATTTGTCATCCGACCGGTTGTCTTGCACGATCTGAAGCAGCTGATCGAATTGCTGGGCACTCTGGAGCATTCCCTGACTTCGATGCCGCGCGAGCGTTCGTTTTTGGAAAAACGCATCCACCGGTCCATCCAGTCGTTTTATCCGGGCGTGAGCGAACCCGGTTCCGAGCAGTACTTGTTTGTGCTGGAGGAACGAAGCTCGGGGCGTTTGATTGGCACGGCTGCCATCATTGCGCGTGTCGGGGGATATGAACCGTTTTTCACCTACCGCATCAAGCGGGAGACGTATTCCCACGCCCCCTTGGGCATTCACAAGCAGATCCGCGTGCTGCACTTGGAATCGAATCACGATGGCCCCAGCGAGCTGGGCAGTCTCTACCTGCATCCAGAGTTTCGCAGTGCGGGAGTGGGACGTCTGCTTTCGTTGTCCCGTCTGCTGTTCATGGCGCGGTTTCCGCAACGCTTTCGCTCCCGGGTGATTGCTGAATTCCGCGGATGGGTCGACGCTGATGGACGCTCCCCTTTCTGGGATCAGGTGGGTAGGCATTTTTTCGAGCGCGAATTTGATGAGGCGGATTTTCTCTCGGGCATGGGGAACAAAGAGTTTATCAACGACTTGATGCCGGAATACCCGATCTACTTGCCGCTGCTGCCTGAATCCGTGCAGGCCATCATTGGGCGGGTCCACCGGGATACGGAAGCGGCGGTTGCAATTTTGAAACACGAAGGATTTGCC
This genomic interval carries:
- a CDS encoding DUF2294 domain-containing protein, producing MPETLKTKGQVEAQISEAIIQFEKDYMGRGPVECKTYLVDTMVIIKLQGVLTPAERQLISSDASDSGRDLVKKMRHALLQKARPQLEVLVRDLLGVNIRCLHSDLSTITGERIILFSLDAMPVMGS
- a CDS encoding TetR/AcrR family transcriptional regulator, which gives rise to MRSKHACNTPPPTFIGRARREQLIEATISVVAEQGYTGASLAKVAKHASVSKSVVLYHFRNKNELVEATVRQIYEEIWNFVRPSFEAQTSAKGQLAAFIESEFAYMQDHRDRLLTVSYLLLNHRDSTGSLSLMYRGESELMEALAGILEYGQANGEFRAFAIKPMATTLTHAINGALRQWLSDPSLSLTEYARELVTLFELATRKST
- a CDS encoding arginine N-succinyltransferase; the protein is MTPTFVIRPVVLHDLKQLIELLGTLEHSLTSMPRERSFLEKRIHRSIQSFYPGVSEPGSEQYLFVLEERSSGRLIGTAAIIARVGGYEPFFTYRIKRETYSHAPLGIHKQIRVLHLESNHDGPSELGSLYLHPEFRSAGVGRLLSLSRLLFMARFPQRFRSRVIAEFRGWVDADGRSPFWDQVGRHFFEREFDEADFLSGMGNKEFINDLMPEYPIYLPLLPESVQAIIGRVHRDTEAAVAILKHEGFAPTDAVDIFDAGPMFEAQLGELRIPRNLQQRVVRQSTDSTAETAATSTTACLISNARLEFACSIALVCNAEFQQPGEPISLTATQCNALGVRDGDAVDVVPLRDPAMKSRLPRKPKSRHV
- a CDS encoding DUF362 domain-containing protein — protein: MRSFSCIRHRIFIQGNPYRTCAVALSLMISLSAAAQSLTGSANPNLDPDANASATTPMQTGPLDRVWVAQVPNFEPSTYQLAVPKLIQEFESESGLRLEPGEKGKVGIKIYTNSGAGLRTPPTLVNALVDFLVQRGYDRKDLFLIDLNLNSLWRSGYLSSRADTVREFNGVPVFALNEGRFFHPEWFYDSPLPSQYLAPLQLLNEGGYDVDFQMLDDRKSFLPVPLLLDVDFWVNLPIVSDHPDLGINGVLANATLWNVSNQFRFMNNMAGASAAIAEIAAIPELRRGWVFSIVSLEKLQFMGGPIFNSNYVREFNEIYLSSNPVALDRIFLEKLNRARETMGFTAVSPVPPLFEYARSLDLGDFDRNSYTTEIISLP
- a CDS encoding hydrolase — protein: MVVKVSASDIQTAAAERYEADLQLLKTWVRINSGTHHVAGNREQLHTIAERFAALPGSGRIEEFEHPADDTDVDTYRACYVHRCRPEAPVQVLLNGHVDTVFDASHPFQDVTLLDAQHLRGPGVTDMKGGIVILLASLELFETFADAELRANLGWEVLLTCDEEIGSVHSRPLLERAAERNHLGITFESSLPDGKLVRRRMGVGYGHARVTGLSAHAGRNFHDGRNAIVKLCDWVQKIHALNHTLDGVIVNTGSMQGGGPLNVVSDHAEARFNLRVQDQIAEQALFQALERIHSEIQESGYTCEWHARLNRRAKEAGPAFDALFEAWQRAASVQGELLDWCDTGGGSDGNLLEAFGLPIIDNLGMMGQHIHSSNEVALLPSLTSRSCLVTTFLLMLSAGEFDALLDGPFAQKLRALQQACTTLTTP